One window of the Fusobacterium animalis 7_1 genome contains the following:
- a CDS encoding phage neck terminator protein, with amino-acid sequence MINLIIELLNKMSNIQIIPAFTDKKSPKKPYATYQVLNINSADFRGYTEREYIKKDEKYLETTEYRIMARLQFDVYSETQEEALENSTELRELILFNARREIGRIEAGVVKSSEIKSLNELINAKYEYRCSFDIVFEYMKITKERELELIKEIELLVNEKHKSRIARRKE; translated from the coding sequence ATGATTAATCTTATAATTGAACTGCTTAATAAAATGAGTAATATCCAAATTATCCCAGCTTTTACTGATAAAAAGTCTCCAAAAAAGCCCTATGCAACTTATCAAGTTTTAAATATAAATAGTGCTGATTTTAGAGGATATACAGAAAGAGAATATATAAAAAAAGATGAAAAGTACCTTGAAACAACAGAGTATAGGATAATGGCTAGGTTACAATTTGATGTATATTCTGAAACACAAGAAGAGGCTTTGGAAAATTCAACTGAACTAAGGGAACTAATTCTTTTCAATGCGAGAAGAGAAATTGGAAGAATAGAAGCTGGAGTTGTAAAAAGTAGTGAAATAAAATCATTAAATGAATTAATTAATGCTAAATACGAATATCGTTGTAGTTTTGACATAGTTTTTGAATATATGAAGATAACAAAAGAAAGAGAACTTGAACTAATAAAAGAGATAGAATTATTAGTTAATGAAAAGCATAAAAGCAGAATAGCAAGGAGGAAAGAATAA
- a CDS encoding HK97-gp10 family putative phage morphogenesis protein encodes MIVKALKEIEYLTKHQVEIGILAIDKSLTGEDGKTTILEYAIYNEFGTIDIPARPFMRNALDSNRNSISRLVKETPNKVFKGELSGKEALMIIGETIRGMIILSIQDAKNWATPNSMKTLKIKTSKGKKANTKPLIDAGYLITAIRYQIVNENGTIEYLSDFKDV; translated from the coding sequence ATGATAGTTAAAGCATTAAAGGAAATTGAATATTTAACAAAACATCAAGTAGAAATTGGAATATTGGCTATTGATAAGAGTTTGACAGGAGAAGATGGGAAAACAACTATCCTTGAATATGCTATATACAATGAATTTGGAACTATTGATATTCCAGCTCGTCCATTTATGAGAAATGCCTTAGATAGCAATAGGAACTCTATTTCAAGGTTAGTAAAAGAAACACCTAATAAAGTTTTTAAAGGGGAGCTAAGTGGAAAAGAAGCTTTAATGATAATAGGGGAAACTATAAGAGGGATGATAATTCTCAGTATTCAAGATGCTAAAAATTGGGCAACTCCTAATTCCATGAAAACATTAAAAATTAAAACTTCAAAAGGAAAAAAAGCAAATACAAAACCATTGATAGATGCAGGATATTTAATAACTGCAATTAGGTATCAAATTGTAAATGAAAATGGAACTATAGAATATTTGTCAGATTTTAAGGATGTATAA
- a CDS encoding phage major capsid protein, with the protein MSKKKKYKIKFSDEVLNFRCNLTEFKEDEKSKGKFKGLLVNMQGDNTAKGIYRFKNGSMKKNDGKKLFLQYNHEGSLIPIGTLIGKETKEGFEVEGTFHLQKDESGAYINPDAMKVYSLMKDLGAEFEMSVGGVMTKFKDYVEEGKYYIDILEFDAYEGSLTPKAAVPGSRVTRVFGEENIGGNRMGKEELIAIFTGLLETFKADLLKAGTDEEIAKLPAAFSKLTEEFNGLKDSLEKDLKENFSKQINELNDVLKGLKADFKATEEEVDDAAQFKAMLLNVKDNGQKNEIVFNEDSKLEFKDMAVGDGKTGSSTGKAIVTTTIVKKILERIQDSNPVLKDVTFISTDDAGVTIPREMAGLPETGWVGEVEERKDTAVTKIENITVNISQLYALPVITNKLLATNYVGYASFLLRRVEYALGLRLADAIFNGSGTNMPLGILKDAAVTNQQEIDTSDDAKFIESIIDIYYSVHTDIAREAKWYIRRETWQQISKLKNTNKDFYITDLNTGNTRTLMSRPVELVESEGSGLKTLKEAVATTDPVMVFGNVREGILGLENPKMTMKLEDQITSKGLTKYYMEKGVGIGVQLPEYFVKVVKKA; encoded by the coding sequence ATGTCTAAGAAAAAAAAGTATAAAATAAAATTTTCTGATGAAGTTTTAAATTTTAGATGTAATCTTACAGAATTTAAAGAAGATGAAAAATCTAAAGGGAAATTTAAAGGGCTTCTAGTTAATATGCAAGGAGATAATACAGCAAAAGGTATTTACAGATTTAAAAATGGAAGTATGAAGAAAAATGATGGTAAAAAATTATTTTTACAATATAACCATGAAGGTTCTTTAATCCCAATTGGAACTTTAATTGGAAAAGAAACTAAGGAAGGTTTTGAAGTTGAAGGAACATTTCACTTACAGAAAGATGAAAGTGGAGCATATATAAATCCTGATGCAATGAAAGTTTATTCTCTAATGAAGGACTTAGGTGCAGAATTTGAAATGTCTGTTGGTGGAGTTATGACAAAGTTTAAAGACTATGTTGAAGAGGGGAAATATTATATTGATATTTTGGAATTTGATGCTTATGAGGGAAGTTTAACACCAAAAGCAGCAGTTCCAGGAAGTAGAGTAACAAGAGTTTTTGGTGAAGAAAATATAGGAGGAAATAGAATGGGAAAAGAAGAATTAATTGCAATATTTACAGGACTTTTAGAAACATTTAAAGCAGATTTATTAAAAGCAGGAACAGATGAAGAAATAGCAAAATTACCTGCTGCATTTTCAAAGCTAACAGAGGAATTTAATGGATTAAAAGATAGTTTAGAAAAAGATTTAAAAGAAAATTTCTCTAAACAAATCAATGAGTTAAATGATGTATTAAAAGGATTAAAAGCTGATTTTAAAGCAACAGAAGAAGAAGTTGATGATGCTGCTCAATTTAAAGCAATGTTATTGAATGTTAAAGATAATGGTCAGAAAAATGAAATTGTCTTTAATGAAGATAGCAAATTAGAATTTAAAGACATGGCAGTTGGAGATGGTAAAACAGGTTCTTCTACTGGAAAAGCAATAGTAACAACAACAATAGTAAAAAAGATTTTAGAAAGAATACAAGATTCTAATCCAGTTCTAAAAGATGTAACATTTATTAGCACTGATGATGCTGGAGTAACAATTCCAAGAGAAATGGCAGGTTTACCTGAAACAGGTTGGGTTGGAGAAGTTGAGGAGAGAAAAGACACTGCTGTTACAAAAATTGAAAATATTACTGTAAATATTTCTCAGTTGTATGCTTTGCCAGTTATTACAAACAAGCTTTTAGCAACTAACTATGTTGGTTATGCATCATTCTTATTAAGAAGAGTAGAATATGCTCTTGGTTTAAGATTAGCAGATGCTATTTTCAATGGAAGTGGTACAAATATGCCATTAGGAATTTTAAAAGATGCTGCTGTAACAAATCAACAAGAAATTGATACATCAGATGATGCAAAATTCATAGAAAGTATAATAGATATTTATTATTCAGTTCATACTGACATTGCAAGAGAAGCAAAATGGTATATCAGAAGAGAAACTTGGCAACAAATTAGTAAATTAAAAAATACTAATAAGGATTTCTATATAACAGACCTAAATACAGGTAATACAAGAACACTAATGTCAAGACCTGTTGAATTAGTAGAATCAGAAGGGTCTGGATTAAAAACATTAAAAGAAGCAGTTGCAACTACAGATCCAGTTATGGTTTTTGGAAATGTCAGAGAAGGAATTTTAGGGTTAGAAAATCCAAAAATGACTATGAAACTAGAAGACCAAATAACAAGTAAAGGACTAACTAAATATTATATGGAAAAAGGTGTAGGTATCGGAGTACAACTTCCTGAATATTTTGTAAAGGTAGTAAAGAAAGCCTAG
- a CDS encoding phage minor head protein, translating into MKRETRIIKEFEILEKRLTARNKKIIKKIFIELREKIIEDNSKAYDLKTIINIDYEWLLKKFKKGLEVVYLYTFEKTFKGFQNIYKKTIKPKTIKGIRDYFLKNWNKQNAGKQAKRMTNTTKQILNKVITEGQEAGLGQKDLVDELVKSINGMTEQRATTIARTETSKSVNSTSYEISKKIMKEKRWVHIGGQKTHRENHKALDGEWVPIDYKWTLQDGVEAEHPHQDGLPASEVVNCRCKVVFR; encoded by the coding sequence ATGAAAAGAGAAACAAGAATAATTAAAGAATTTGAAATATTAGAAAAAAGATTAACAGCCAGGAATAAAAAAATAATCAAAAAAATATTTATTGAGTTGAGAGAAAAAATTATTGAAGATAATTCAAAAGCTTATGATTTAAAGACAATTATAAATATTGATTATGAATGGCTTTTGAAAAAGTTTAAAAAAGGTCTTGAAGTAGTTTATCTATACACATTCGAGAAGACTTTTAAAGGCTTTCAAAACATCTACAAAAAAACTATAAAACCTAAAACTATAAAAGGTATTAGGGATTATTTTTTAAAAAATTGGAATAAACAAAATGCAGGAAAACAAGCAAAAAGAATGACTAATACAACAAAACAAATTTTGAATAAAGTAATTACAGAAGGACAAGAAGCAGGTTTAGGTCAAAAAGATTTAGTTGATGAATTAGTAAAAAGTATTAATGGAATGACAGAACAAAGGGCTACTACAATTGCTAGGACTGAAACTAGCAAGAGTGTTAATAGTACAAGTTATGAAATATCTAAAAAAATCATGAAGGAAAAAAGATGGGTACATATTGGTGGACAAAAAACACATCGTGAAAATCATAAGGCATTAGATGGTGAATGGGTTCCAATAGATTATAAATGGACTTTACAAGATGGAGTAGAAGCTGAACATCCTCATCAAGATGGATTACCTGCCTCAGAAGTTGTTAATTGTCGTTGTAAAGTAGTTTTTAGATAA